In Lentilactobacillus sp. SPB1-3, the sequence GTGAACGTTTTGAAGCTCAAGTTGCCGAACGTGAGGAAGGTAATGATGAAGCTGAAGGAATCGATGAAGACTATGTTGAAGCATTGGAATATGGTATGCCACCTACTGGTGGTCTTGGAATTGGAATCGATAGATTAGTTATGTTATTAACTGACGCTGATTCAATTCGTGATGTATTGTTGTTCCCAACAATGCGACCAGACGATGATTCGGCAACTGAATAACATTTAAAACGCTGCCGATGAGGCAGCGTTTTTTATTTACTTAAAATCAATTCGTTTTTATGCATTGACATTCTGCTTTAGAATCTGTATATTATTACTTGCGGTTTTAAAGCACAGAGCTTTGAAATCAAAAACAATTTTTCAAAAAGTCGTTGACAGATAAGCGGCTGGATGATATATTGTAATAGTTGTCAAAAGCAATGACATCAGTCGTTGGACGACATTGAATTACAAATGTAGACCTTTGAAAACTGAACAAAATTTTCGACAAACAAATGTGTAGGGTTCTTTGATCGTTAGATCAAAGACAAACAATTTGCGAAGTCAATTCGCTAGTAACAAAAAAATAATCATGAGCTTACAAGCTTATCATTTTAAAATGAGAGTTTGATCCTGGCTCAGGACGAACGCTGGCGGCGTGCCTAATACATGCAAGTCGAACGCGTCTACGTTAATGAAATCAATGTGCTTGCACGGCGATGGATTTAACATTAGACGAGTGGCGAACTGGTGAGTAACACGTGGGTAACCTGCCCTCAAGCAGGGGATAACACTTGGAAACAGGTGCTAATACCGTATAACAACAAAAACCGCATGGTTTTTGTTTGAAAGATGGTTTCGGCTATCACTTGAGGATGGACCCGCGGCGTATTAGCTAGTTGGTGAGGTAATGGCTCACCAAGGCAATGATACGTAGCCGACCTGAGAGGGTAATCGGCCACATTGGGACTGAGACACGGCCCAAACTCCTACGGGAGGCAGCAGTAGGGAATCTTCCACAATGGACGAAAGTCTGATGGAGCAACGCCGCGTGAGTGAAGAAGGGTTTCGGCTCGTAAAACTCTGTTGTTAAAGAAGAACAGGTGTAAGAGTAACTGTTTACACCGTGACGGTATTTAACCAGAAAGCCACGGCTAACTACGTGCCAGCAGCCGCGGTAATACGTAGGTGGCAAGCGTTGTCCGGATTTATTGGGCGTAAAGCGAGCGCAGGCGGTCTTTTAAGTCTGATGTGAAAGCCTTCGGCTTAACCGGAGAAGTGCATCGGAAACTGGGAGACTTGAGTGCAGAAGAGGACAGTGGAACTCCATGTGTAGCGGTGAAATGCGTAGATATATGGAAGAACACCAGTGGCGAAGGCGGCTGTCTGGTCTGTAACTGACGCTGAGGCTCGAAAGCATGGGTAGCGAACAGGATTAGATACCCTGGTAGTCCATGCCGTAAACGATGAGTGCTAAGTGTTGGAGGGTTTCCGCCCTTCAGTGCTGCAGCTAACGCATTAAGCACTCCGCCTGGGGAGTACGACCGCAAGGTTGAAACTCAAAGGAATTGACGGGGGCCCGCACAAGCGGTGGAGCATGTGGTTTAATTCGATGCTACGCGAAGAACCTTACCAGGTCTTGACATCTTCTGCTAACCCAAGAGATTGGGCGTTCCCTTCGGGGACGGAATGACAGGTGGTGCATGGTTGTCGTCAGCTCGTGTCGTGAGATGTTGGGTTAAGTCCCGCAACGAGCGCAACCCTTATTGTTAGTTGCCAGCATTTAGTTGGGCACTCTAGCAAGACTGCCGGTGACAAACCGGAGGAAGGTGGGGACGACGTCAAATCATCATGCCCCTTATGACCTGGGCTACACACGTGCTACAATGGACGGTACAACGAGTCGCGAAACCGCGAGGTCAAGCTAATCTCTTAAAGCCGTTCTCAGTTCGGATTGCAGGCTGCAACTCGCCTGCATGAAGTTGGAATCGCTAGTAATCGTGGATCAGCATGCCACGGTGAATACGTTCCCGGGCCTTGTACACACCGCCCGTCACACCATGAGAGTTTGTAACACCCAAAGTCGGTGAGGTAACCTTTTGGAGCCAGCCGCCTAAGGTGGGACAGATGATTAGGGTGAAGTCGTAACAAGGTAGCCGTAGGAGAACCTGCGGCTGGATCACCTCCTTTCTAAGGAATAATACGGAAACCTACACATCGTCGAAAGTTTTGTTTAGTTTTGAGAGGTCTACTCTCAAATTTTGTTCTTTGAAAACTAGATAATATTAATTTTCTGTAGTGAATTATATTTAGAATATAATTTCAACCGAGAACACCGCGTATTGAGTCAATAAAATTAACGAATAAGTTTAATCGCATAAACTCAATTAATCAGTATCACGAAGTGATACTAGGTTAAGTTATTAAGGGCGCATGGTGAATGCCTTGGCACTAGGAGCCGATGAAGGACGGGACTAACACCGATATGCTTCGGGGAGCTGTACGTAAGCTTTGATCCGGAGATTTCCGAATGGGGAAACCCAGCAGTTTTAATCGACTGTTACTGGTCAGTGAATACATAGCTGATCAGAGGTAGACGTGGGGAACTGAAACATCTAATTACCCACAGGAAGAGAAAGAAAAATCGATTCCCTAAGTAGCGGCGAGCGAACGGGGAACAGCCCAAACCAAAGAGCTTGCTCTTTGGGGTTGTAGGACTGAACATTTGAGTTACCAAAGTTGTTGATAATCGAACAATCTGGGAAGATTGGCGAAACAGGGTGATAGCCCCGTAGATGAAATCAATGACCCTCAGTTCAGGATCCTGAGTACGGCGACACACGTGAAACGTCGTCGGAATCCGGGAGGACCATCTCCCAAGGCTAAATACTCCCTAGTGACCGATAGTGAACCAGTACCGTGAGGGAAAGGTGAAAAGCACCCCGGAAGGGGAGTGAAATAGTTCCTGAAACCATGTGCCTACAAGCAGTTAGAGCCCGTTAATGGGTGATAGCGTGCCTTTTGTAGAATGAACCGGCGAGTTACGGTAACATGCAAGGTTAAGGTGAAAAGCCGGAGCCGCAGCGAAAGCGAGTCTGAAATGGGCGTTTAAGTATGTTGCTGTAGACCCGAAACCAGGTGATCTACCCATGTCCAGGCTGAAGGTGAGGTAAAACTTACTGGAGGGCCGAACCCGTGTACGTTGAAAAGTGCTGGGATGAGGTGTGGGTAGCGGTGAAATTCCAAACGAACTTGGAGATAGCTGGTTCTCTCCGAAATAGCTTTAGGGCTAGCCTCGGACTTAGAATCATGGAGGTAGAGCACTGTTTGGACGAGGGGCCCGTCATGGGTTACTGAGTTCAGATAAACTCCGAATACCATTGATTTATATCCGGGAGTCAGACGGTGAGTGATAAGATCCATCGTCGAAAGGGGAACAGCCCAGACCACCAGTTAAGGTCCCTAAATGTATGCTAAGTGGAAAAGGATGTGGAGTTGCATAGACAACTAGGATGTTGGCTTAGAAGCAGCCACTCATTTAAAGAGTGCGTAATAGCTCACTAGTCGAGTGATTCCGCGCCGAAAATTTACCGGGGCTAAGCATACTACCGAGACTGTGGACATGACCATTCGGTCATGTGATAGGAGAGCGTTCTAAGGGCAATGAAGTCAGACCGTAAGGACTGGTGGAGCGCTTAGAAGTGAGAATGCCGGTATGAGTAGCGAAAGATCAGTGAGAATCTGATCCACCGAATGACTAAGGTTTCCTGGGGAAGGCTCGTCCTCCCAGGGTTAGTCGGGACCTAAGCCGAGGCCGAGAGGCGTAGGCGATGGATAACAGGTTGAGATTCCTGTACTAGTTGATTATGTTTGAGCGATGGAGGGACGCAGGAGGCTAAGTTGTGCGCACGATTGGAAATGTGCGTTCAAGCTATGAGTCAGTTGAGGAGTCAAATGCTTCTCAGCGGGTTGACAAGTAGTGATGAGGACCGAAATTTAAGTAGGGAAGCAACTGACGTCACACTGCCGAGAAAAGCTTCTAGTGAGTAATCAACTACCCGTACCGCAAACCGACACAGGTAGTCGAGGAGAGAATCCTAAGGTGAGCGAGTGAACTCTCGTTAAGGAACTCGGCAAAATGACCCCGTAACTTCGGGAGAAGGGGTGCTGACCGCAAGGTCAGCCGCAGTGAAAAGGCCCAGGCGACTGTTTATCAAAAACACAGGTTTCTGCAAAATCGTAAGATGACGTATAGGGGCTGACGCCTGCCCGGTGCTGGAAGGTTAAGTGGATGAGTTAGCTTCGGCGAAGCCCAGAAATGAAGCCCCAGTAAACGGCGGCCGTAACTATAACGGTCCTAAGGTAGCGAAATTCCTTGTCGGGTAAGTTCCGACCCGCACGAAAGGCGTAACGATCTGGGCACTGTCTCAACGAGAGACTCGGTGAAATTAAGATACCTGTGAAGAAGCAGGTTACCCGCGACAGGACGGAAAGACCCCATGGAGCTTTACTGTAGCTTGATATTGGGTGTTGACACAGCTTGTACAGGATAGGTAGGAGCCGATGAAGTCGGAACGCTAGTTTCGACAGAGGCGTTGGTGGGATACTACCCTCGCTGTGTGAACACTCTAACCCGCGCCACTTAGCGTGGCGGGAGACAGTGTCAGGTGGGCAGTTTGACTGGGGCGGTCGCCTCCCAAACAGTAACGGAGGCGCCCAAAGGTTCCCTCAGAATGGTTGGAAATCATTCATAGAGTGTAAAGGCAGAAGGGAGCTTGACTGCGAGACAGACAGGTCGAGCAGGGACGAAAGTCGGGCTTAGTGATCCGGTGGTACCGTATGGAAGGGCCATCGCTCAACGGATAAAAGCTACCCTGGGGATAACAGGCTTATCTCCCCCAAGAGTCCACATCGACGGGGAGGTTTGGCACCTCGATGTCGGCTCATCGCATCCTGGGGCTGTAGTCGGTCCCAAGGGTTGGGCTGTTCGCCCATTAAAGCGGTACGCGAGCTGGGTTCAGAACGTCGTGAGACAGTTCGGTCCCTATCCGTCGCGGGCGTAGGAAATTTGAGAGGAGCTGTCCTTAGTACGAGAGGACCGGGATGGACATACCGCTGGTGTACCAGTTGTGCCGCCAGGCGCATCGCTGGGTAGCTATGTATGGATGAGATAAACGCTGAAAGCATCTAAGTGTGAAACTCGCCTCAAGATGAGATTTCCCATTCCTATATGGAAGTAAGACCCCTCAGAGATGATGAGGTAGATAGGTTGGAAGTGGAAGTGCAGTGATGTACGGAGCGGACCAATACTAATCGGTCGAGGACTTAACCAAAAAATGGTGGTAAGTACCGGTACAGAAAATTAATATTAGCTAGTTTTGAGAGAACAAAGTTCTCTAAGTAACATAGTGTGGTGGCGATAGCCTGAAGGATACACCTGTTCCCATGCCGAACACAGAAGTTAAGCTTCAGCACGCCGAGAGTAGTTGGGGGATCGCCCCCTGCGAGGGTAGGACGTTGCCACACGATTATTCCGGCATAGCTCAGTTGGTAGAGCACCTGACTGTTAATCAGGTTGTCGACGGTTCGAGCCCGCCTGCCGGAGTCACTGAAGTGCTAACGAAAGTTAGCATTTTTATGTATAATCAACGTTTTTGGTTGAATTACATGCCGGCTTAGCTCAGCTGGTAGAGCATCGGTATCGTAAACCGAGGGTCACAGGTTCAAGTCCTGCAGCCGGCAGCAAATTAAGATATAAGATAAAAAGCACTAACGACAGTCAGTCGTTAGTGCTTTTTTAGTTATTCTCGTGTGAAAAATGATCTCAATTCATCGAAAAAAATAGAATTTATGAATATCAATTTTTTTCAGAATGGTAACCAGTAAGGGTGTATAATTGGTATATATCATTTATAACAATTGGTACTTACCTCTAAACGCCGTCGTACTGGCAAAAAATAAACATTTTTTCATTGCGGTATACATTACTATGTGGTAACCTATATAGGTAGATAAGGTAATGATTAAAAATAAGGGGATTTAAATTATGAAAAATGTAATGCTATTATGTGAAAACGGAATTTCAAGTAACTTTTTAGAAAGATCTGCTAAGAGATTTATGGAGATCACAGACGCCCAATTCAATTTAGTATCTGCTGATATTACTTCAGCTGACAAATTATTAAGCTCTGGCGTTGACTTGGTTTTAATTGCACCACAAGTTACTTATAGAGATGAAGAATTAGAAATAATAGGGGATCGAGCACCAGTTATGGTTATTCCTGATGATGTGTATGGCTGGGCTAATGGTGAACGTTTGGTTAAGTTCATCAATCAAAATCTTGCAACTGAAGTACAAGCAGTTTAACAATGAATAAGGACGACATCATTAAAGTAGCAATGATGATGCTAACTAAGGCTGGAAATGCCAAAAATGAGCTTAATCAAGCCTTAGATGAGCTAGCTAATGATATTGTTGATGGGGATGAAGCAATTAGACATATGCAAACAGCTCATGAGTTCATTGTTGAAGCTCATAAACTCCAAAATTCCATCATTAAGTTTGAACCTGATGTAAGTTACTCGATGTTATTGACGCATGCACAGGACACCTTAATGAATGTTGAGACAATCGAATTTATAACTAAGAAAATAACTAAAATTCAAATTCATGATTAAATCGTGCCATATATCACCATTTAATCGTGAATTTTTTATTATAGTTAAATAGGACTTCATTAGATAATCATTGGAAAATGATTAAGTAATGCCCACAATCTTATTGAATTTACTCAGTAACAGGAATATAATTATCAAATGATTTACTTCTTAATTATATTAAAGTAGTAAATGAATTTTTTAATTACATATCTAACGAAGACGTTGGATAAATTTTGGAGGGTATCACACATGCAACAACAAGATCAAACCGATCAAGAACGGCAAGCAGATGCTTCCTTCTTCGGTCAACCAAGAGGTCTTTCCACACTCTTCTTCACTGAAATGTGGGAACGTTTCTCTTACTATGGAATGCGTGCAATCTTACTTTACTACATCTACTTTAGCGTCAGTAAGGGTGGATTAGGTTTTCCACAGTCTACAGCTGCCTCGATTATGGCAATCTATGGTTCATTGGTGTACTTAACATCAGTTATCGGTGGATTTGTTAGTGATAGAATTTGGGGAAGTCGTAAAACGGTGTTCTATGGTGGTGTTCTGATTATGCTTGGGCATATCGCACTATCATTACCAATGGGTGCCGTGGCACTGTTTGCCTCAATTGTGTTGATCACAATCGGTACTGGTTTCTTAAAGCCTAACGTATCTGAAATGGTTGGTGGATTATACACTGAAGAAGATCAACGTCGTGATTCTGGATTTACGATCTTTGTATTCGGAATTAATCTTGGTTCATTTGTTTCCCCAATCTTAGTTGGTCAAATTGGGATGAAAGTTAACTTCCATCTTGGATTCTCATTGGCTGCGATTGGTATGTTCTTCGGATTGCTTCAATACTACTTAGGTGGTAAGAAACACTTGCCAAGTGGTAGTCTTTATCCAAGCGATCCATTAGAACCTGACGATGCTAAAAAACTCGGTGTTCGAGTTGGTATTGGTGTAGTTGTTTTTGCGCTTATCCTACTATTATTAGGTTTCATGGGTGTTCTTAATGTTGATAATTTCATTACATTATTAAGTATTATTGCAATCATTACGCCGGTAGTTTACTTCATCATGATGATTTCTAGTAAGAAAGTTACTACTACCGAAAGATCACGAGTTATCGCTTATATCCCATTGTTCTTAGCAGCTGCTATCTTCTGGGCCATTGAAGAACAAGGATCTGTTGTTTTAGCTTTATTCGCACAAAATCAAACTAACAACAATTTAGGATTCTTCAATATTCCTGCCGCGTGGTATCAGTCTTTAAACCCATTGTTTATCATGCTATACACACCATTGTTTGCATGGCTATGGACTAGATTAGGGAAGAAACAACCTAGTTCTCCAGGTAAATTCTCACTTGGAATGCTTTTTGCCGGTCTATCATACTTGTTCATGGTTATTCCAGTAGCACTATTTGGAACATCCGCTAAGGTAAGTCCATTATGGTTACTTGGTAGTTGGATGATCATTGAAATTGCGGAATTGTTAATTTCTCCAATTGGTCTATCAGTTACTACCAAACTTGCTCCTAAATCATTTGAATCACAAATGATGAGTATGTGGTTCTTAGCTGATTCCGCTGGACAAGCAGTTAACTCACAGATCGTTAGATTATATACGCCAGGTAATGAAATTCGTTACTTCACTATCATTGGTATCGTGGCAATCGTTGCCGGTATCGTTCTATTCTTCTTGCTTAAACCAATTAAGCGATTAATGGAAGGCGTTAATTAAAACATTTAAAAAGTGTTATCCTTACAGGGTAATACTTTTTTTATTTGGAGATAATAATGGTAAAAATTGCAGTGACTAGTGACAATCATTTTGATTTAAATAACGTCGACGTGAACGATATCATAGATCAACAACATCAAATGTTGTCTGAACTTGGGATTCAATATTATTTGATTGCTGGTGACCTGTTTAACGATTTTCAATTAAGCGTGAAGTATGTTCAGCAGCTGCAGGAGACGATGCCAGAGATTAAGGTACTATTTGTTGCTGGCAATCATGACATGGTTAAAAACGTTTCGTATGAGCAATTAGAGCAGGGAGAGTGGCCAGGTTACCTTAATAATCGATATATCGATGTTCCTGACTCTGATGTTAGAATTATTGGTTTAAATGGTTGGTATGATTATTCATTTGCCACAAATGAAGATAAAACCAGTCAGCAATTTCTAACTTGGAAAAACACCTACTGGATCGATCGACTGATTACTCAGCCAATGACAGATGAAAAACGCGAAGACATTGTTTTACAGCAACTTCAGAGGCAATTAGAGCTAGCTAAGGATAATAAGAAGAAAGTTGTTTTGATGACGCATTTTGTTCCCAACGTCAAATTTATTCGTTATTCCGATGATTTTAGATTTTGGAATATGGCAAACGCAATGCTCGGCAGCACTAGAGTCGGGCAATTGATCGATAAGTACAAAGTTCCAGCCGTCGTATTTGGACACATTCATAATCGTCTCGAGCCGGTTAAATATGGGGCGACAACGTATTACAATGGGGCAGTTGGATATCATCGAAAACGCCATAATGAGTGGCAATCGGATGACTTTATAACAGAATGGCAGATGCAATTGAAAAAATTTGAGCTTTTTTAGTCTGGAAGGGTTGACGAAATCGCTAGAATTCGATATTATTATATTCGTTGCTTTGGTAGTACGCAGCAAGGTTTCGGAGGGGTAGCGAAGTCTGGCTAAACGCGGCGGACTGTAAATCCGCTCCTTCGGGTTCGGTGGTTCGAATCCACTCCCCTCCATTTATTATTGGGCTATAGCCAAGTGGTAAGGCAACGGGTTTTGATCCCGTGATGCGCTGGTTCGAACCCAGCTAGCCCAATTAATAACGTCGATCCTCATTGAGAGTCAGCGTTTTTATTTTTTGTCTTATTGCGTCGTAACCCTTTAAATTTAGGGTTGACGACATAGTCAAAATTTTGTATTATTATATGCGTTGGTTTAGTCAATTAAACCATTTCGGAGGGGTAGCGAAGTCTGGCTAAACGCGGCGGACTGTAAATCCGCTCCTTCGGGTTCGGTGGTTCGAATCCACTCCCCTCCATTTATTATTGGGCTATAGCCAAGTGGTAAGGCAACGGGTTTTGATCCCGTGATGCGCTGGTTCGAACCCAGCTAGCCCAACTATTAACGTCGAATCTCATTCTTGAGATCGACGTTTTTTTATTGCAAATATTTATAAGTTCAGCTAAAGTTAAATTATAACGATTGGTATAGACATATACTGTAGGAGGAACTAAATAATGAAAATCGGTTTTATTGGAGTAGGTGCGATGGCTCGCGCAATTATTGATGGATTGCTAAAGACAAATGTCGTTGCTCCCGGGGATATTTTAATTCACGCAAATCATCCGGATCGCTATGAACCTTATGCAAAAGAAAATGGTTTGGTGGCTTGTGCTACTAATTCAGAGTTAACTAGCAAAAGTGATGTTGTGGTGATAGGAGTTGTTCCTGCGGTTGTCCAACCAGTTTTACAAGAAATTTCCGATAGCCTAACTAACACTCAACCAATCATCTCAATGGCGTCCGGTATCACTATTAATCGTCTTGAGGAATTGACTGACAAATCACAACCAATTCTGAGAATCTTGCCCAATGTTAATTCCGCTTATAAAGCTGGAATGACGGCAGTAGCTTCCAATGAATTTCTTAAGGGAGAAACCTTAGATGATTTATTAAAAATAATGCGGGCTATTGGTGAAGTACTCGAATTACCTGAAAGTCAATTTGCTAATTTTAGTGCGATTTCCGGTAGTGCGGTAGCGTACATTGATTTCTTCATTGATGCATTAAGTCGTGCTGGGGTAAAGTATGGATTTGATAAGGCCACTGCAACTAAAATTGCCGCTCAAACAACTCTTGGTTCAGCTCAAGCTTTGATTGAATCTGGTGAGACACCAGCGGAAATCATTGATAAGGTTTGTTCTCCGGGAGGGGATACTATTGCGGGTATCCTGGCAATGGAACAGGCTGGCTTACTAAATGCCGTTGTTAAGGGAATCGATGCCACAATTGAAAAGTCGACAGGTAACAATTAATGACTAATGTAATTGTGAATGCCCGAATCATAGATGGACAATCTGATATTGAATCTGGTTACTTACGTTTTGATGAGCGTATACTTGCATCAGGTCCTATGAAAAAGTTTGTGGCAGCGGATGACGATCAAATTATTGATTATCACGGTAAAATTGTTATTCCCGGTTTTATCGACATGCACTGTCATGCGGGGTATGGCATCGATTCTATGACTGGTTCAACTGAAGAATTGACTAAGTTAGCCTCACAATTAGCTCAAGAGGGTGTTACCGGCGTTTTATTGACGACCATGACCCAGAGTGACCAAGCGATTTCTAAAGCCTTAGAATCGATTGCTGTCGCTTCTAACCAGGCAACTAACATTCTTGGAATCCATTTAGAAGGACCCTTCGTATCTAAAGCCTTCCATGGCGCCCAACCAGCTGATGAAGTAAAAGATTTTGATTTAGAATTAATGAAAAGTTGGCAGGAAATTGCTGGTGACCATATCAAGGCAATTACATATGCTCCTGAGTTACCCAATGCTCGTGAGTTAGAACGGTATTGTGAGGAGCATGCTATTTTAAGGTCAATGGGTCATTCTCAGGCAACTTATGATCAGGCCAACAGTGCCAATGCAGATCGCATTACTCACCTATATAATGCTCAATCACCACTACATCATCGAAATGTTGGTTTGGTAGGTGAAGCATTTTTGAACCCATCTTTGATGGCTGAACTAATTGTGGATGGTGTGCATGTGTCTCCTGCAGCCGTTAAAATCGCTTATCAAGCAGTCGGCACAGATCGTCTGGAATTGGTAACTGATTCAATGGAGGCTCGTGGAATGCCTGATGGTGATTATCAATTGGGAGGTCAAAAAGTAATCGTCTCAAATGGCGCTGCTAGGTTGGAAGACGGAACACTCGCCGGTTCAGTACTTAAATTTAAAGATGCATTCAAGAATGTTGTTGAATTTACAAATTGCTCATTATTAGATGCAGTTAAGATGAGTTCGACCAATCAGGCCAGAGAACTCGGGTTAACGGATCAAGGTAATTTTAACCAAGATTCATATGCGAATATCAATATATTTGACAATGACCTAGACCTTCGGCAAACTTATTATCGAGGAACACCACTAAATAGACGTTAAAGGAGTTGGTAGCATGGGCTTACCAATTTATATTAAAATTCATAACGAAATTAAGAGAAATGTTGAGGCTGGTAGATGGAAGGTCGGAGATCGCATTCCATCAGAACGTGAACTCTCAACTGATTTTGGAGTTAGTCGAATGACTCTTAGACAGGCTATTCAAACTTTAGTTGACGAGGGAATTCTTGAACGACGAGTTGGTTCTGGTACATTTGTAGCTAGCCAAAAAGTTCAGGAAAGAATGGCTGGAGTCACGGGCTTTACTGATTTGATGTTAGCTCAGGGAAAGAAACCATCTAGTAAGACGATTTCATATCACACAATGGAACCTTCACTATCTGAAATGGAAAAATTGGGTATTAGTGAAAATGACCTAGTTTTGCGAATGGAACGAATTCGCTACGGGGATGATGTTCCGATTTGTTTTGAAGTGGCCACAGTCCCTGAAAGCATCATTGAAGGATTGGATAAGGCTGAAGTGACTAGCTCTTTGTACCGTTCACTTGAGCAAAAGAAGGGACTAAGTTTAGGCAAGGCTAAACAAACTGTTTCGGCTATGCTGGCTTCTGAACGAATTGCTGAGTTTCTCGATATCAAACGTGGTGATCCGATTTTAAGATTGCGACAAACAACTAATCTTCAAAATGGTCAACCATTCGAATACGTGCGGACACAGTATGTTGGTGAACGTTTTGAATTCTATTTAGAAAAAGAATAATACCAAACAAAAAAGCACGGGAATATTCCCGTGCTTTTTATTTACGATGCTGTTGTCGTTGTTTGAAAACTTTGTTCAAGTAAGATGGCAAAATCATTAGCCGCTTGAACCGGCTGGGTTCTTTTAATGCGCGATACAACCATTCTAGCTTTAAGTCTTGCCAGATTTTGGGGGCTCTCTTAACGTTGCCTGTCAGAACGTCAAATGAACCGCCAATCCCCATAAATAGAGCCTCAGATTTATTGATATTTCGATTAATGAACTCTTCTTGCTTAGGGGAGCCAGTGGCAACGAAGACCATATCCGGCGAAGATAACCTGATTTTTTCACTGATGATGCTTTCATCTTTATAGTATCCATCCTGAGTGCCACTGATTATCAAACCGGGATATTGTTTAGCTACTACCCGTTGTAAGTCCCTGATAACGTTGGGCTTAGCGCCAATAAAAAAGGCAGATTTATGATTAGTTGATCCCCATTCAAGCAACTTTGTAAAAACATCATAACCAGCAACGCGCTCCTTAAGAGGCTGAGATATGATTCTAGATGCTAATATGACACCGATACCATCTGGTACGATGTAATCAGCCTGCTTGATAAGATCGTTAAATTGAGAATGCGATTGAGCGTACATAACTATTTCTGGATTAGCGGTAACCACGAAGGTGCGTCGGTGTTCATTGATTCGGTTAGTTATTATGTCCATGAAATTTTCTAGGGTCGTATTATCGAAATTTACGCCTAAAATATTCACGTCGTTCGTAGGCTGATTCATAAGAAATTCCTTTCACAGCAAATTAATGAAGATTAATTGTCGCTTGATAAAAATAAATGATAAAATTAAGGTTATTATATATCAAATATCCCAGGAGGATAAATTCGTTACCATGGCAGATGAAACTAATTTAACTTTACATACTGATTTTTATGAAATCAATATGATGGCGACATATTTTGAAAAAAATATGGAAAATCGTCATGCAGTATTTGAAGTTTTTTTCCGAAACTTACCGTTTGGAAATGGTTATGCAGTATTTGCAGGTCTTGAACATATTATAGAATACGTTAATAACTTACATTTCACAAAAGATGAAATTGATTATTTGCGTGAAGTAACAGACTATCCGGAATCTTTTTTAGAATATTTGCAAAATTTTAAATTTCAGGGAAGTATTAAGTCAGCTCTTGAAGGTGATTTAGTATTTAATAACGAGCCTATCGTTCAAGTTGAGGGATCGCTAGCTGAGTGTCAACTTGTTGAGACAGCTATTTTAAACAT encodes:
- the nagA gene encoding N-acetylglucosamine-6-phosphate deacetylase, which gives rise to MTNVIVNARIIDGQSDIESGYLRFDERILASGPMKKFVAADDDQIIDYHGKIVIPGFIDMHCHAGYGIDSMTGSTEELTKLASQLAQEGVTGVLLTTMTQSDQAISKALESIAVASNQATNILGIHLEGPFVSKAFHGAQPADEVKDFDLELMKSWQEIAGDHIKAITYAPELPNARELERYCEEHAILRSMGHSQATYDQANSANADRITHLYNAQSPLHHRNVGLVGEAFLNPSLMAELIVDGVHVSPAAVKIAYQAVGTDRLELVTDSMEARGMPDGDYQLGGQKVIVSNGAARLEDGTLAGSVLKFKDAFKNVVEFTNCSLLDAVKMSSTNQARELGLTDQGNFNQDSYANINIFDNDLDLRQTYYRGTPLNRR
- the proC gene encoding pyrroline-5-carboxylate reductase; this encodes MKIGFIGVGAMARAIIDGLLKTNVVAPGDILIHANHPDRYEPYAKENGLVACATNSELTSKSDVVVIGVVPAVVQPVLQEISDSLTNTQPIISMASGITINRLEELTDKSQPILRILPNVNSAYKAGMTAVASNEFLKGETLDDLLKIMRAIGEVLELPESQFANFSAISGSAVAYIDFFIDALSRAGVKYGFDKATATKIAAQTTLGSAQALIESGETPAEIIDKVCSPGGDTIAGILAMEQAGLLNAVVKGIDATIEKSTGNN
- a CDS encoding PTS sugar transporter subunit IIB, producing the protein MKNVMLLCENGISSNFLERSAKRFMEITDAQFNLVSADITSADKLLSSGVDLVLIAPQVTYRDEELEIIGDRAPVMVIPDDVYGWANGERLVKFINQNLATEVQAV
- a CDS encoding PTS lactose/cellobiose transporter subunit IIA yields the protein MNKDDIIKVAMMMLTKAGNAKNELNQALDELANDIVDGDEAIRHMQTAHEFIVEAHKLQNSIIKFEPDVSYSMLLTHAQDTLMNVETIEFITKKITKIQIHD
- a CDS encoding metallophosphoesterase; amino-acid sequence: MVKIAVTSDNHFDLNNVDVNDIIDQQHQMLSELGIQYYLIAGDLFNDFQLSVKYVQQLQETMPEIKVLFVAGNHDMVKNVSYEQLEQGEWPGYLNNRYIDVPDSDVRIIGLNGWYDYSFATNEDKTSQQFLTWKNTYWIDRLITQPMTDEKREDIVLQQLQRQLELAKDNKKKVVLMTHFVPNVKFIRYSDDFRFWNMANAMLGSTRVGQLIDKYKVPAVVFGHIHNRLEPVKYGATTYYNGAVGYHRKRHNEWQSDDFITEWQMQLKKFELF
- a CDS encoding peptide MFS transporter, with translation MQQQDQTDQERQADASFFGQPRGLSTLFFTEMWERFSYYGMRAILLYYIYFSVSKGGLGFPQSTAASIMAIYGSLVYLTSVIGGFVSDRIWGSRKTVFYGGVLIMLGHIALSLPMGAVALFASIVLITIGTGFLKPNVSEMVGGLYTEEDQRRDSGFTIFVFGINLGSFVSPILVGQIGMKVNFHLGFSLAAIGMFFGLLQYYLGGKKHLPSGSLYPSDPLEPDDAKKLGVRVGIGVVVFALILLLLGFMGVLNVDNFITLLSIIAIITPVVYFIMMISSKKVTTTERSRVIAYIPLFLAAAIFWAIEEQGSVVLALFAQNQTNNNLGFFNIPAAWYQSLNPLFIMLYTPLFAWLWTRLGKKQPSSPGKFSLGMLFAGLSYLFMVIPVALFGTSAKVSPLWLLGSWMIIEIAELLISPIGLSVTTKLAPKSFESQMMSMWFLADSAGQAVNSQIVRLYTPGNEIRYFTIIGIVAIVAGIVLFFLLKPIKRLMEGVN
- a CDS encoding GntR family transcriptional regulator; the protein is MGLPIYIKIHNEIKRNVEAGRWKVGDRIPSERELSTDFGVSRMTLRQAIQTLVDEGILERRVGSGTFVASQKVQERMAGVTGFTDLMLAQGKKPSSKTISYHTMEPSLSEMEKLGISENDLVLRMERIRYGDDVPICFEVATVPESIIEGLDKAEVTSSLYRSLEQKKGLSLGKAKQTVSAMLASERIAEFLDIKRGDPILRLRQTTNLQNGQPFEYVRTQYVGERFEFYLEKE